The Desulfovulcanus ferrireducens genome includes the window TTAGCATGGGTGGGGCCGTACTCTTATTAGCCTATGCCATCTACCGTAAAGATCCGGTTTTCATTCTCGGTCAGTCCACAGGACTACTCATTTACAGCCGTAATCTCTACCTTATTTACAAAGAAAAAAAAGAAAAGCAGTAACATGCTTCAATGTCTGATAATTGATGGTTTGGTGAACGGCGTAAGGTACGAGAATAAGATAACCTTTTCATCTTCGTTCCTTTGCCGTTCAATCCAACAAATTTAGCTAACTCATAAATGGACTCAATCAGATTCAGACAACGCTTTCAACCCGGAGATATAGTATCGGGCACAATACTAAACTTCAAAAACCCATATCAAGCCTGGGTTCAAATCCAGGACTTTAAACTCCTTGCCAGTATGAATGCCCGTTATCCTGAAGGCACAGAACTTTTTTTTGTGGTAGAAAAACTCTATCCCCAAATAATTTTAAAGGAAGTAAACCCCAAAGAACTTAAAGATAGAGGACTAAACATTATTGTCTAATCAAAATTCGACTACTATTTTGTCCAACCTTCCCATTCGTCCTTCTACCCCTTGGCTGGCTCCCCTGGCTGGCTTTTCAGACTTACCTTTTCGCCTTTTATGCCGCGAGTTTGGCTGCCAGGTAGCCTGTACGGAAATGGTCAGCGCCAAAGGTCTCTTGTACCGCAGCCAGGGGACAATTGAAATCTTGCGCACCTGTCCCCAGGATAATCCGCTTGTGGTGCAGCTTTATGGCTCTGAACCAGATACTCTGGCCCGGGCAACTGAAAACCTACTTGAACAGGGTTTTAAATATTTTGATCTTAATTGTGGTTGTTCCGTAAAAAAAGTGGTTAAAACCGGCTCTGGTGCAGCCCTGTTAAAAGCTCCCGATCTTTTAGTTAGCATCGTCAAAGAAATGGTTAAGTTAGCCGCTCCAGGATGTGTAGGAGTAAAACTACGTTTGGGGTGGTCAAAAAACGAACCGGTGTACATAGACCTGGCCCGGAGACTGGAAGCCATAGGAGTCGGTTGGATCACCTTGCATCCCAGATTTGCAAAACAGGGATTTTCTGGGCAGGCAGATTGGCTGGCCTTGAAAAAACTAAAAGCTTCGGTAAAGATACCTATAATAGGCAGCGGAGACCTGTTTACTGCCCATGATGGGCTAGATTGCCTGGAACTAACCAGAATCGATGGAATAATGTTTGCCAGAGGGGCCCTGTATGACCCATCAATTTTTCTACGGTACACGTGCCTGATAGAAAAGCAAAAAGCGCCTCCCAAAGACGGTCATTTTTTGGCGGCCATGATCCTAAAAATGGCCAGGTTGTATCAAAAAATAGATTCATCACCGCGGGCCCTATTAAAAATGAGGACTTTGGTACCGAAAATGATCCGGGATTTGCCAGGGGCAAGGTTTTTGCGTAATGAACTAACTCACTGCTCTTCATGGAGTCATTTAGAAGAAATTTTAAACCGTCTGCGTTTATTGGGCTATGCCTGAGTCCATCACTTTCAGGGAATAAGGAGTTATGACTAAAGAAATTATTCTTGCCGGAACTGCTGGTTTTTGCATGGGAGTCAGCCTGGCATTGCGCAAGTTAGACCAGGCTCTGGATAAACACCGGGGGAAAAACATCTACACTTTGGGTCCAATTATCCATAACCCCCAAGTATTAGAAAAATACGCTCGTTTAGGCGTAAACATAATTAAAGACATCGGCCAACTCCAGCCACGCGAAAGCGTGGTTATTATCCGGGCCCACGGCATACCTTTAGAAACGGAGAACAGATTGCGCCAACGCCAGGTAGAGATTATTAACGCTACCTGTCCCAAAGTCAAAAAGGCCCAGATTCTTATTCAGAAACACAGTTCACCATCGACTCATTTACTGCTTTATGGAGAACCTGATCACCCTGAGGTCAGAGGACTTATTAGCTATGCCCTGGGTAAAACATACGTTTTCGACAGTCTTAAAAACTTACAGAAGTTGAGTCTCGATCCCAGTGAACATTATTTTTTAGCTGCCCAGACTACCCAGGATAGAGAACACTTCTATGAGATTAAACAATTTGTCCAAGAAAAATTTGATCCCAACCTCGATGTTCTAGACACCATTTGCGACGCCACCAAGAATAGACAGGAGGAAGCACTACAAATTGCACGACAGGTCGATTTTATGATTGTTGTGGGCGGAAAAAATAGTGGCAACACCAGAAGACTGGCCAAAGTAGCTCAAGAACAAGGAGTTCCCTGCGTGCATATTGAAACCAAAGAAGAACTACACCTTCCAGACCTTGCCAGATATTCAAAAATTGGATTAACCGCAGGGGCATCAACCCCTGACTTTATTATCCAAGATGTCTATAATACTTTAAAATCCTTAGCTTAGAGGAAAAAATGTATCAAACCAATATTCTTTTGGAATCCGGAACCAATGAACTGGAAATTGTGGAATTTTTTATCCACGAACAAATCCCCGGACAAGAAGAAGTATATACAGGCTATTATGGAATCAATGTAGCCAAGGTCTTGAAAATCATTAAGAAACCCAAAATCACAGAACTACCGGAAGTCCCACATCCAGCAG containing:
- a CDS encoding lipid-A-disaccharide synthase N-terminal domain-containing protein, whose amino-acid sequence is MEEKIWLGIGLFAQLLFSARFLVQWIASERAKKSVMPVYFWYFSMGGAVLLLAYAIYRKDPVFILGQSTGLLIYSRNLYLIYKEKKEKQ
- a CDS encoding tRNA dihydrouridine synthase; this encodes MSNQNSTTILSNLPIRPSTPWLAPLAGFSDLPFRLLCREFGCQVACTEMVSAKGLLYRSQGTIEILRTCPQDNPLVVQLYGSEPDTLARATENLLEQGFKYFDLNCGCSVKKVVKTGSGAALLKAPDLLVSIVKEMVKLAAPGCVGVKLRLGWSKNEPVYIDLARRLEAIGVGWITLHPRFAKQGFSGQADWLALKKLKASVKIPIIGSGDLFTAHDGLDCLELTRIDGIMFARGALYDPSIFLRYTCLIEKQKAPPKDGHFLAAMILKMARLYQKIDSSPRALLKMRTLVPKMIRDLPGARFLRNELTHCSSWSHLEEILNRLRLLGYA
- the ispH gene encoding 4-hydroxy-3-methylbut-2-enyl diphosphate reductase, with protein sequence MTKEIILAGTAGFCMGVSLALRKLDQALDKHRGKNIYTLGPIIHNPQVLEKYARLGVNIIKDIGQLQPRESVVIIRAHGIPLETENRLRQRQVEIINATCPKVKKAQILIQKHSSPSTHLLLYGEPDHPEVRGLISYALGKTYVFDSLKNLQKLSLDPSEHYFLAAQTTQDREHFYEIKQFVQEKFDPNLDVLDTICDATKNRQEEALQIARQVDFMIVVGGKNSGNTRRLAKVAQEQGVPCVHIETKEELHLPDLARYSKIGLTAGASTPDFIIQDVYNTLKSLA